The region TTCAGGAAGCACGTACTGCGTTGGCGGATGCAGGCTACAGCGATATCAGCCGTGATCATATGATCTACGCGCTATGTGCCTTGCTTGATGAAAGCGTCCTGAACAGAGGAACTACCGATGATGGTTACCTGATCTGGCGACGCGACCCGCTGCAGGCTCATTTCTTTGGTACGTTGAACGCAGGTGAGGAATTGTGGGAGCGCATCCGCGATTTGCTCAAAGAGACTGCGCCGGACACGGCAGTATTGACCTGTATGTACCGCACTCTTCAACTGGGATTCGTTGGCCAGTACCGGGCTCAGGACGATGAGCGTCGTGAAGACGTGGTACGAGCGCTGAGTGAGCGGGTGCCCGCTTTTACGCTGGCGCAGGATGCCCCGGTTGTTGTAAGCGCCTCTGGTCTGCACAGTGGTCGCCGTCTTTACTGGCTCTCCTGGTTCCTCGGGGCGGCGGTACTGGCTGCGATGTGGTTCTTCCTCTCTTCTTCTCTCACCGAACTGGTGAGCCAGACGGTCAGGCCGGGGTAAACGATGCGCGATGTTTACCAGAGTCTGTTAACCGCCCTCGGCGCTGTTTTGGCGCTGTGGCTTATCCTTGGCTTCTGGCCGCTGTCAGTGGGCAGTCGTGTGGCGTTAAGCCTGCTGGTTACTCTGGTATGTGGAGTAATGCTCTGGCACCAGAATCGGGCATACAGAACAAGAATACAGGCAATTAGAGATATCGAGGACGACAGTCTGCCGCCGGAGGATTTTCACGGAGCAGTCATTCTGGTTTGCGGTGATAACACTGCGCTTTTCGCTAACGGTTCGCGGCATCGCGAGACTCGTCAGGGCTGGTATCTGTGGGTAAAAGATGCAGAACAACTCCCTTTGCTGGTCCAGCATTTATGTCAGGTACGTCCGGCGCTGGTTACGCAGATTTCGACAATGCTTGCTGTGCTGCCAGAATGTCACACATCGAACGATGATTTTACTCAGAGTTTACGGGGCTGGCAGCGAGCAGTGGTGCAGTGTCGCGCTGCGCTTGGCCGACTCCCGCCGCTGTGGACGATAACCTGGGTATCACCTCCTGCAGCCTGCCGGGATGCCGAGCCGGTCTGGTTTAGCACTGTCAGCAACCGTGCGGGTATTGAGGTGTATCGGCCCGGGCAGGGCAACCAGCCACTGACAGACTGGACGCGTGAAACGGAGGCAGGGGAACGGCTGTCCCGACTGAGTCAGGGGCTGTGGCTTGACAGTCTTTTAGCCTGGCAGGCTATTGCAATCAACAGTGTGCTTTCTGTTCGCCAGGGTGAACTGCCGGCCCTGAAACCCTGCGCCCAGGGGGTATGTCTGGTACCGGTCAACGGTGTCGCCAATAACCTCTGGCAACAGCACATTGCCGCCATCACAGCGCTGCAACCTGATATCGCGGTCAGCGCTGAGCCCTTACCGCTGCCCGAACAGCTTTTGCCTGTACTACCACGTCGTCGTGGTGTCAGCCGTCGGATGGTGTTCTGGCGTTACGCTGGGCTGCTGGGAAGTTGTTTTCTTGCGCTGGCGATGCTTGCGTCGTGGGTGAATAACCAGCGTCTTATCCGCAATGTCGGAGACCATCTTGCGTTATACCACCACCTCACAGGCACGCCGACTGCACCTAAACTCCGCGCGCAACAGCGTCTTCGGGCCGACGGCGCACTGCTGGATGACTGGCAGCGTCGAGGTGAACCCGTTCGCTATCGCCTTGGTCTGTATCAGGGGTTGCGTCTGGTGCCTGCGGTGGAAGCTGCCGTGAATAACTGGGCACCACCACCTCCTCCTCCACCGGTGATCAAAAAAATTGTCCAGGGACCACAAA is a window of Citrobacter sp. Marseille-Q6884 DNA encoding:
- a CDS encoding OmpA family protein: MRDVYQSLLTALGAVLALWLILGFWPLSVGSRVALSLLVTLVCGVMLWHQNRAYRTRIQAIRDIEDDSLPPEDFHGAVILVCGDNTALFANGSRHRETRQGWYLWVKDAEQLPLLVQHLCQVRPALVTQISTMLAVLPECHTSNDDFTQSLRGWQRAVVQCRAALGRLPPLWTITWVSPPAACRDAEPVWFSTVSNRAGIEVYRPGQGNQPLTDWTRETEAGERLSRLSQGLWLDSLLAWQAIAINSVLSVRQGELPALKPCAQGVCLVPVNGVANNLWQQHIAAITALQPDIAVSAEPLPLPEQLLPVLPRRRGVSRRMVFWRYAGLLGSCFLALAMLASWVNNQRLIRNVGDHLALYHHLTGTPTAPKLRAQQRLRADGALLDDWQRRGEPVRYRLGLYQGLRLVPAVEAAVNNWAPPPPPPPVIKKIVQGPQTLRLDSMSLFSSGKYDLKPGSTKLLINSLVGIKARPGWLIVVAGHTDNTGNPGLNQTLSLKRAEAVRNWMRDTGDVPESCFAVQGYGEGRPLATNDTPEGRALNRRVEISLVPQANACQVPDKTPASSQDDDASLHNGE
- the tssL gene encoding type VI secretion system protein TssL, short form encodes the protein MNKSTFRQIEQIFYPGWLMVSQLRGGQEVRDGEGLYRRACRLVQEARTALADAGYSDISRDHMIYALCALLDESVLNRGTTDDGYLIWRRDPLQAHFFGTLNAGEELWERIRDLLKETAPDTAVLTCMYRTLQLGFVGQYRAQDDERREDVVRALSERVPAFTLAQDAPVVVSASGLHSGRRLYWLSWFLGAAVLAAMWFFLSSSLTELVSQTVRPG